The DNA window GTGGCTCCAAAGCGGGTTGGCAATGGCGAGAATCTCATCGTCGGTCTTCTCAATAATGCTCATTGACTGCCGTTTTATCTGCCGAGTCCGACCGCGTCAGGTTGCGCAAAAACTGCGTCGAACACGCTCACCTTACGGCCGCCGGGCGGGCGGCCGGTTCGGCCTCCCGCCCGGTGATCCGCTACTCGTCCTTGCCGACGAGGTGATACACAGGAGCTTTTTCCATCGTGTATTCGCCGGTTTTCGGATCGCGGCGCGAAACCGTCAGCACGTGCCAGTTCGCATCGTCCAACTTCATCGCGTCGCCGCGGTAGTAGTAACCGGGCCAACGGGTTTCCTTGCGGAACAGCGTGTGCTGCATGACACATTCGGCCGTCCGGTGCCGGTGCTTCAATTCCCAAGCACGCAGCAGTTCGTGGATGTCCGAAGCGCCCAACTTTTCGAGGTCTTCTTCCAGCACTTTCATCTTCTTGAGGCCGATGTTGAGAAGCTTCTCGTTGGTCATGTAATTGACCGTTGAGCCGCCGCAATACTCGTCCATCATTTTCTGCAGACGGTCGAGACCCTGGCGCGGGTTGATGTAGTTGGGATTGACGTCGCCGGCGACGATTTCGTTCCGGTAAGTTTTGTAATGTTCCAGCGGCTTGTAAACCTGCTGGCGGAACTCCTCGATCTGCCTGTCGGAAACGACGATGCCTTCGCCCTTGCCGTCGTCGATGTATTTGCAGGCTGCCTTCGCGGCCAGACGTCCCTCGGTGAACGAACCGGACGAGAAAGCGTGCGGCGTGCCGCCGACCGCGTCACCCGCACCGAATAACCCCTCGATGGTCATCATGCGGTTGTAGCCCCAGAAATACTCCGGCGGCGAGACGTCCTCGGGGCCCGAGCACCAGGCGCCGCTGCCAGTCGCGTGCGAGCCCATGACGTACGGTTCCGAAGTGGTGATTTCCGGGTTTTCGTTTTTCGGGTCCACGTCGTTCGCGGCCCACAGAACGGCCTGGCCGATGGTCATGCCGAGGAAGTTCTCCCAGCCCACTTCTTCGAGGTGGGGGTCCTGAAAGGCTTCCATGGTGACCATGTGGATCGGCCCGCGACCCGCATTCACTTCGCAGATGATCGCATGGTTGCGCAGGCAGGTCGGAATCGGCCGATGGGTCCGGTGCGCAAGTTCCGGATCCAGGTATTCCTTGCCGACCATCTTCTGCAGTTCGGGGAACCACTTCGATTCGTATTCCTCGCCCAGGCAGTTCTGCGTGTAGGTCTTGAGGTGCAGGAAGTAGGCGCCGACCGGGCCGTAACCGTCCTTGAAACGGGCCAGCACGATCCGGTTTTCCATTTGCGTCATCTTCGCGCCGGCGTTGATCATTAGGCCGTACGCGGAACCCGACGACCACGGCGCGTACCAGACGCGCCCCATGCCTTCGCCGGTGGACCGCGGCTTGAAGATGTTCGACGCGCCGCCCGCGCCGCAGATTACGGTCTTGGACTTGAAGACATGAAAGTCGCCGGTACGGACGTTGAACCCGACGGCGCCCGCGATGCGGTTCGGCTTGGCTTCGTCCAACAACAGGTGCGTCAGGCAGATGCGGTTGAACACCTTGTCGGCCGACTTCTTCGCGGCCTCGGCGACGATCGGCTTGTACGATTCGCCGTGGATCATGATTTGCCACCGACCTTCGCGCTGATAGCGGCCCGTCTTCGGGTTCCGCATCATCGGCAGGCCCCACTCCTCGAACTGGTGGACGGTGGAATCGACGTGGCGTGCCATGTCGAACTGCAGGTCTTCGCGCAATAGCCCCATCAGGTCGATGCGCGCGTAGCGCACGTGATCTTCCGGCTTGTTTTCACCCCACCGCGTGCCCATGTAGCAGTTGATGGCGTACAGACCCTGTGCGACGGCGCCGGAACGGTCGATGTTGGCCTTTTCGGCGATGACAATCTTCTTGTTCTGGCCCCAAAAGCGCGCCTCGAAGGCCGCGCCGCAGCCGCCAAGACCGGCGCCCGCGACCAGAATGTCGATATTGTCTTCGATGATCGTTTTGTATGCCATTAGTACACCACACCCTTTTTCAACTTGAGGCCATTCGATTCCAAGGTATGCAACCCGCCGTCGTCAAAGCGGATGTACTTTGGCTCGTTGTATAGCAACTGGCTGTCCCGCATTTCCTTGGTCGGCCCGGAAACTTCCGAAAGCTTCGGGATGTGCTTGCCCCAAGGCTTGGTGGTGATCGGCGACAGGAAGTTCTTTTCCGTACCGTTCCTGAACTTGATCCGCCAGGCGATCGTGCCTTTTTCCTCCTCGCGGATCACGCGGACGCTGTGGCCCAGCGGCGCGAAGTCGGCGTAGCCGCGCACGTCGATGGCGTGCTGCGGGCAGGCCTTCACGCAGGAGTAACACTCCCAGCACATGTTGGGCTCGATGTTGTAGGCGCGCCGATAGGTCTTATCGATGTGCATGATGTCCGACGGGCAGATATCGACGC is part of the Rhodospirillales bacterium genome and encodes:
- a CDS encoding adenylyl-sulfate reductase subunit alpha, with translation MAYKTIIEDNIDILVAGAGLGGCGAAFEARFWGQNKKIVIAEKANIDRSGAVAQGLYAINCYMGTRWGENKPEDHVRYARIDLMGLLREDLQFDMARHVDSTVHQFEEWGLPMMRNPKTGRYQREGRWQIMIHGESYKPIVAEAAKKSADKVFNRICLTHLLLDEAKPNRIAGAVGFNVRTGDFHVFKSKTVICGAGGASNIFKPRSTGEGMGRVWYAPWSSGSAYGLMINAGAKMTQMENRIVLARFKDGYGPVGAYFLHLKTYTQNCLGEEYESKWFPELQKMVGKEYLDPELAHRTHRPIPTCLRNHAIICEVNAGRGPIHMVTMEAFQDPHLEEVGWENFLGMTIGQAVLWAANDVDPKNENPEITTSEPYVMGSHATGSGAWCSGPEDVSPPEYFWGYNRMMTIEGLFGAGDAVGGTPHAFSSGSFTEGRLAAKAACKYIDDGKGEGIVVSDRQIEEFRQQVYKPLEHYKTYRNEIVAGDVNPNYINPRQGLDRLQKMMDEYCGGSTVNYMTNEKLLNIGLKKMKVLEEDLEKLGASDIHELLRAWELKHRHRTAECVMQHTLFRKETRWPGYYYRGDAMKLDDANWHVLTVSRRDPKTGEYTMEKAPVYHLVGKDE
- the aprB gene encoding adenylyl-sulfate reductase subunit beta: MPTFVYMTRCDGCGHCVDICPSDIMHIDKTYRRAYNIEPNMCWECYSCVKACPQHAIDVRGYADFAPLGHSVRVIREEEKGTIAWRIKFRNGTEKNFLSPITTKPWGKHIPKLSEVSGPTKEMRDSQLLYNEPKYIRFDDGGLHTLESNGLKLKKGVVY